One region of Kytococcus sedentarius DSM 20547 genomic DNA includes:
- a CDS encoding HAD-IIA family hydrolase: MSTESSVTTLTGIRGVVCDVDGVVHAGERVFTEAVEALNAWMAAGLGVVFVTNNASRAPEELAARLTEDGVDVGVDQVLTGAMAGAHVVAEQVPAGSSVFVAGSEALARATADAGLVPTGDPLEAAAVVQGYASSMTYQRLHDAARAVTAGAVWVATNRDLTLPTAWGQAPGNGAYVAAVARATGQEPLVAGKPEGAVYAMALQRLGCSADEAVAIGDRLETDVAGANRAGLHSVLVTTGVHGVRDVEDLLAAGGDADQQPDHLVTSLAALRLS, encoded by the coding sequence ATGAGCACGGAGAGCTCGGTGACCACGCTGACCGGCATCCGCGGTGTGGTCTGCGACGTCGACGGAGTCGTGCACGCGGGGGAGCGTGTCTTCACCGAGGCGGTGGAGGCGCTCAATGCGTGGATGGCGGCAGGTCTGGGCGTCGTGTTCGTGACGAACAACGCCTCCCGTGCCCCGGAGGAGCTGGCCGCACGGCTCACCGAGGACGGCGTGGACGTCGGGGTGGACCAGGTGCTCACCGGGGCCATGGCCGGCGCCCACGTGGTGGCCGAGCAGGTCCCCGCCGGCTCGTCCGTGTTCGTCGCCGGCTCGGAGGCGCTCGCCCGCGCCACGGCCGATGCGGGGCTGGTGCCCACCGGCGACCCGCTGGAGGCGGCTGCGGTCGTCCAGGGGTACGCGTCGTCCATGACCTACCAGCGTCTGCACGATGCCGCGCGGGCCGTGACCGCCGGTGCCGTCTGGGTGGCCACGAACCGGGACCTCACCCTGCCGACCGCCTGGGGTCAGGCACCGGGGAACGGTGCCTACGTCGCGGCCGTCGCCCGAGCCACGGGGCAGGAGCCGCTGGTTGCCGGCAAGCCGGAGGGTGCGGTCTATGCGATGGCGCTGCAGCGGCTGGGCTGCAGCGCCGACGAGGCCGTGGCCATCGGGGACCGCCTCGAGACGGACGTGGCGGGCGCGAACCGCGCGGGTCTCCACAGCGTGCTGGTGACGACCGGCGTGCACGGCGTACGAGACGTCGAGGACCTGCTGGCGGCCGGCGGCGATGCGGATCAGCAGCCGGACCACCTGGTGACCTCCTTGGCGGCACTCCGTTTGTCCTGA
- the mptB gene encoding polyprenol phosphomannose-dependent alpha 1,6 mannosyltransferase MptB, whose product MPLSHLRDSTLTAWRDGRVRWGVLGALLMALGAHTPLFLPRINPVEDVPWLRWLLSPEGTVLATVLLLAGTIALTTAWLRIRPRSDRETPPMRATILLWSVPLLLAPPLYSHDAYSYAAVGWMHENNLNPYELGPGAVSGYFRQQVDPFWLLTPTPYGPLALEIQRWIVVLVGDHPYLAAVAMRLMAMAGVVMLLWAIPRLARWVGVRGDLALWWGVANPLTIMHFVGGAHNDALMVGLLAVALWVCTRGGPWQSLVIGSVLVAAAAAVKQPAAVGLLGTTALCTARLHPEVLSAHRASLLPTSGEPWLSQAWPDIKKLLLPSIVAALVFAASFALITWATGLGYGWLPALSVPGMAAGLSPISLLGGLLASALAGIGLGEAAPVVKGTLKYAGMAVTAGLVLLASLRVLRIGGIAFTAWTLLIVALLGQTVHPWYILWGLPLLPLAGMRPEVERAALWLTYAVVAYSLFDTGTRSGQVVIGLACVVVLFFIFRDRPVPEGRRPSGHRLRLPEDHADH is encoded by the coding sequence TTGCCGTTGTCACATCTGCGCGACTCCACGCTCACGGCGTGGAGGGACGGCCGGGTCCGCTGGGGTGTCCTGGGGGCACTGCTCATGGCCCTCGGAGCGCACACGCCGCTGTTCCTGCCGCGGATCAACCCCGTCGAGGACGTGCCCTGGCTGCGGTGGCTGCTCTCCCCGGAGGGGACGGTCCTGGCCACGGTCCTGCTGCTGGCCGGCACGATCGCGCTGACGACCGCCTGGCTGCGGATCCGGCCCCGCTCGGACCGTGAGACCCCGCCGATGCGGGCGACCATCCTGTTGTGGTCGGTGCCGCTGCTCCTGGCGCCTCCGCTGTACAGCCACGACGCGTACTCCTACGCGGCCGTGGGCTGGATGCACGAGAACAACCTGAACCCCTACGAGCTGGGGCCGGGTGCGGTCAGCGGCTACTTCCGCCAACAGGTGGACCCCTTCTGGTTGCTGACCCCCACGCCCTACGGTCCCCTCGCCCTGGAGATCCAGCGGTGGATCGTGGTGCTGGTGGGTGACCACCCGTATCTCGCGGCCGTCGCGATGCGCCTGATGGCCATGGCCGGCGTGGTGATGCTGCTGTGGGCCATCCCCCGCCTCGCCCGCTGGGTGGGGGTCCGCGGGGACCTGGCGCTCTGGTGGGGCGTGGCGAACCCGTTGACGATCATGCACTTCGTCGGGGGTGCCCACAACGACGCGCTCATGGTGGGCCTGCTCGCGGTCGCGCTGTGGGTCTGCACCCGGGGCGGGCCCTGGCAGTCGCTGGTGATCGGGTCGGTGCTGGTCGCGGCGGCCGCGGCGGTCAAGCAGCCGGCCGCCGTCGGGCTGCTGGGAACGACCGCCCTGTGCACCGCACGGCTCCACCCGGAGGTGCTGAGCGCCCACCGCGCCAGCCTGCTGCCCACCAGCGGCGAGCCGTGGCTCTCCCAGGCCTGGCCGGACATCAAGAAGCTGCTGCTGCCCAGCATCGTGGCCGCCCTCGTGTTCGCCGCCTCGTTCGCCCTGATCACCTGGGCCACGGGCCTGGGCTACGGCTGGCTCCCGGCCCTGTCCGTGCCGGGCATGGCGGCCGGGCTGTCCCCCATCAGCCTCCTGGGCGGGCTGCTCGCCTCCGCCCTGGCCGGCATCGGGCTCGGGGAGGCAGCCCCGGTCGTCAAGGGCACCCTGAAGTACGCAGGCATGGCCGTGACTGCCGGCTTGGTGCTGCTGGCCTCGCTGCGCGTGCTGCGGATCGGCGGCATCGCCTTCACCGCGTGGACGCTGCTGATCGTCGCGCTGCTGGGCCAGACGGTGCACCCGTGGTACATCCTGTGGGGCCTGCCCCTGTTGCCCCTGGCGGGCATGCGCCCCGAGGTGGAGCGGGCCGCGCTGTGGCTCACGTACGCCGTGGTGGCCTACAGCCTGTTCGACACCGGCACCCGGTCCGGACAGGTCGTCATCGGGCTGGCCTGCGTGGTCGTGCTGTTCTTCATCTTCCGCGACCGTCCCGTTCCCGAGGGCCGGCGGCCGTCGGGGCACCGGTTGCGCCTGCCGGAGGACCACGCCGACCACTGA
- the alr gene encoding alanine racemase, with the protein MGREHSAGPAYRAIVDATAIRDNLRRCVQWAGGADVMGVVKAGGYGHGALAAARAALAGGATLIGVAQPTEAVALRRAGIASEVLAWLLTPQADLDEAVAHDITLGVSAPWALDAVRDAARRAGRPVRVHLELDTGMSRGGLAPSDWPDLFARARQAEREGSLTVQGVFSHLACADDPGHPATDHQRDAFERGLAAAVRAGLDPRWRHLANSAATLTRPDLAYDLVRPGLVSYGLSPIPDLRTSQDLGVRPAMTLVARLSAVRRVPAGTGVSYSHTHVTPTERWLGVVPLGYGDGVPRGLSGRGRVRVTGSGGAVDAPFAGRVCMDQFVVDLGPVEGDRPPAEAGDEVVLFGDGADGGPTAQDWATAMDTISYEIVTRVGPRVPREVVGQE; encoded by the coding sequence ATGGGTCGAGAACACTCCGCCGGGCCGGCGTACCGCGCGATCGTGGACGCCACGGCGATCCGGGACAACCTCCGGCGGTGCGTGCAGTGGGCCGGGGGAGCCGACGTGATGGGGGTGGTGAAGGCCGGGGGCTACGGGCACGGGGCCCTGGCCGCCGCGCGCGCCGCGCTGGCCGGGGGCGCGACCCTCATCGGCGTGGCCCAGCCGACGGAGGCAGTTGCCCTGCGGCGCGCCGGCATCGCCTCCGAGGTCCTCGCCTGGCTGCTCACCCCGCAGGCCGACCTGGACGAGGCGGTCGCCCACGACATCACCCTCGGGGTCTCCGCGCCGTGGGCGCTGGATGCCGTCCGGGACGCTGCCCGGCGCGCCGGGCGCCCGGTCCGGGTGCACCTGGAGCTGGACACCGGGATGAGCCGCGGGGGCCTGGCGCCGTCGGACTGGCCGGACCTGTTCGCCCGCGCCCGGCAGGCCGAACGGGAGGGCTCCCTGACCGTCCAGGGTGTGTTCTCGCACCTGGCGTGCGCGGACGACCCCGGTCACCCGGCCACCGACCACCAGCGGGATGCCTTCGAGCGCGGATTGGCCGCCGCGGTGCGTGCTGGCCTCGACCCCCGGTGGCGCCACCTGGCCAACTCGGCCGCCACCCTCACCCGTCCCGACCTGGCCTACGACCTGGTGCGCCCCGGGCTGGTGTCCTACGGCCTCTCCCCGATCCCCGACCTGCGCACCAGCCAGGACCTGGGCGTCCGTCCGGCGATGACGCTCGTCGCCCGACTGTCCGCGGTGCGCCGGGTGCCGGCGGGCACGGGGGTCAGCTACTCCCACACGCACGTCACCCCCACCGAGCGCTGGCTGGGGGTGGTGCCCCTGGGGTACGGCGACGGCGTGCCCCGCGGTCTGTCCGGCCGGGGCCGGGTGCGCGTGACGGGTTCCGGGGGCGCCGTGGACGCCCCCTTCGCCGGGCGGGTCTGCATGGACCAGTTCGTCGTCGACCTCGGCCCGGTGGAGGGTGACCGTCCCCCGGCGGAGGCCGGCGACGAGGTGGTGCTCTTCGGTGACGGCGCCGACGGGGGTCCCACCGCGCAGGACTGGGCCACGGCGATGGACACCATCAGCTACGAGATCGTGACTCGCGTGGGCCCCCGGGTGCCGCGCGAGGTGGTGGGGCAGGAGTGA
- a CDS encoding alpha/beta fold hydrolase — MRHRWTTRQDRELHTLVQGPPPEQARATVVLTHGYVLSSGIFGPVARELAAAGVHVVRPDLAGHGWSRAGAGELDLPTLADDLAQVVEELDLPADHRLVLLGHSMGGMVTMQLLERHPGLAARVDGLVWLATSPGGMASSPFGMPLRTAALVGPLVSRLGPRVMSRAARGDDQRRPRPRAAALEVELAHLARSNFAGRPSRAVLRQVAAMHHRVPYRVLSQLLTSILAHDAREVLAGLDRPGLVLIGDDDRMTPHSHSVEIADLHHGARLQVIEGAGHLAMVERPHEVAVAVLDLIEELR; from the coding sequence ATGCGGCACCGGTGGACCACCCGCCAGGACCGCGAGCTCCACACCCTGGTGCAGGGGCCACCGCCGGAGCAGGCGCGGGCCACGGTCGTCCTGACCCACGGGTACGTGCTCTCCTCGGGCATCTTCGGGCCGGTCGCGCGGGAGCTCGCGGCCGCGGGCGTGCACGTGGTGCGGCCGGACCTCGCCGGCCACGGCTGGTCCCGGGCCGGGGCCGGCGAGCTGGACCTGCCCACCCTGGCCGACGATCTCGCCCAGGTGGTGGAGGAGCTCGACCTCCCCGCCGACCACCGGCTGGTGCTCCTCGGTCACTCGATGGGGGGCATGGTCACCATGCAGCTGCTCGAGCGCCACCCCGGGCTGGCCGCCCGGGTGGACGGGCTGGTCTGGCTGGCGACCTCCCCGGGGGGCATGGCCTCCTCGCCCTTCGGCATGCCGCTGCGCACCGCGGCCCTGGTCGGCCCCCTGGTCAGCCGCCTGGGCCCCCGGGTGATGTCCCGTGCCGCGCGCGGCGACGACCAGCGGCGGCCCCGGCCCCGCGCCGCCGCGCTGGAGGTGGAGCTGGCCCACCTGGCACGGAGCAACTTCGCCGGCCGTCCCTCCCGGGCGGTCCTGCGTCAGGTGGCGGCGATGCACCACCGAGTGCCCTACCGCGTGCTCTCGCAGCTGCTCACCTCGATCCTGGCCCACGACGCGCGGGAGGTGCTGGCCGGTCTGGACCGGCCGGGGCTGGTCCTCATCGGCGATGATGACCGCATGACGCCCCACAGCCACTCCGTCGAGATCGCGGACCTGCACCACGGCGCCCGGCTGCAGGTGATCGAGGGGGCCGGCCACCTGGCGATGGTGGAGCGGCCCCACGAGGTCGCCGTGGCCGTGCTCGACCTCATCGAGGAGCTCCGGTGA
- the tsaE gene encoding tRNA (adenosine(37)-N6)-threonylcarbamoyltransferase complex ATPase subunit type 1 TsaE, producing MTTVTAATAGATGELGRRLGEWVRAGDVLVLTGELGAGKTTLTRGLGEGLGVRGEVTSPTFVISRVHPSTTGGPALVHVDAYRLGSRAEVDDIDLETDLADAVLVAEWGAGLVEQLTDRWLEVTVRRATGHDAQEADQATREIEVAAVGEWEPAAERLSALSNLLRRELP from the coding sequence GTGACCACGGTCACCGCCGCCACCGCCGGGGCCACCGGCGAGCTCGGCCGGCGCCTGGGGGAGTGGGTGCGTGCCGGGGACGTGCTGGTGCTGACCGGTGAGCTCGGAGCGGGCAAGACCACCCTCACCCGCGGCCTCGGGGAGGGGCTGGGGGTGCGTGGCGAGGTGACCTCGCCCACCTTCGTCATCTCCCGCGTGCACCCCTCCACGACCGGCGGGCCTGCCCTGGTGCACGTCGACGCCTACCGCCTGGGCAGCCGGGCGGAGGTCGACGACATCGACCTCGAGACCGACCTGGCCGATGCGGTGCTCGTCGCCGAGTGGGGCGCGGGCCTGGTGGAGCAGCTGACCGACCGGTGGCTCGAGGTCACCGTGCGCCGGGCCACCGGGCACGACGCGCAGGAGGCCGACCAGGCCACCCGTGAGATCGAGGTGGCGGCCGTGGGGGAGTGGGAGCCAGCGGCCGAGCGGCTGTCCGCCCTGTCGAACCTGTTGCGCCGCGAACTACCCTGA
- the tsaB gene encoding tRNA (adenosine(37)-N6)-threonylcarbamoyltransferase complex dimerization subunit type 1 TsaB encodes MLLALDTSTAAVTAAVHSGAPGTPGEVLAVETVVDARGAGEHLAPAVDRALARAGVGAGELTDIVVGTGPGPFTGLRVGIVTGRVLALTSGARLHGVCSLDALAAAARESGAVPASRPLLVATDARRKEVYWAVYPRGVQRSRGPEVGPAADLPADVRELPVVGAGAGLYPEAFTGPVPDHPTEVDAGALARLAADHPEVLTTTEPLYLRRPDSQTPGQRKRVLL; translated from the coding sequence ATGCTCCTCGCCCTGGACACCTCCACCGCCGCCGTCACCGCCGCGGTGCACTCCGGCGCACCCGGCACCCCCGGGGAGGTGCTCGCCGTGGAGACCGTCGTCGATGCTCGCGGTGCCGGGGAGCACCTGGCGCCGGCCGTCGACCGCGCCCTGGCCCGGGCGGGCGTCGGTGCGGGCGAGCTCACCGACATCGTCGTCGGCACGGGCCCCGGCCCCTTCACCGGGCTGCGCGTGGGCATCGTGACCGGCCGGGTGCTCGCGCTGACCTCCGGGGCGCGGCTCCACGGGGTCTGCAGCCTCGACGCGCTGGCTGCGGCCGCCCGCGAGAGTGGCGCCGTGCCCGCAAGCCGGCCCCTGCTGGTGGCCACGGACGCCCGCCGCAAGGAGGTCTACTGGGCCGTCTACCCCCGGGGTGTGCAGCGGTCGCGGGGGCCGGAGGTGGGGCCGGCCGCCGACCTCCCCGCGGACGTGCGCGAGCTGCCGGTCGTGGGCGCCGGGGCCGGCCTCTACCCCGAGGCCTTCACCGGCCCGGTGCCGGACCACCCGACCGAGGTCGATGCCGGCGCGCTCGCCCGGCTCGCAGCCGACCACCCGGAGGTCCTCACCACCACCGAGCCGCTCTACCTGCGCCGTCCGGACTCGCAGACCCCCGGCCAGCGCAAGCGGGTGCTGCTGTGA
- the rimI gene encoding ribosomal protein S18-alanine N-acetyltransferase: MLLAPAHWRDLPQLVQLEAEAYPHDAWTEAAWWGELGAPRREYVVAVDSAHPSGEVPGQRHVLGYAGLDHGGSVADVMTITVHPAARGTGLGRRLMDHLVLSAAQRGAEALLLEVRADNEPALRLYARTGFESLSTRRGYYRGPSGPVDAVVLRRLLDPARPTEPATPEVSAR, encoded by the coding sequence GTGCTGCTCGCACCCGCCCACTGGCGCGACCTGCCCCAGCTCGTGCAGCTCGAGGCCGAGGCGTACCCCCACGACGCGTGGACCGAGGCGGCCTGGTGGGGGGAGCTGGGCGCCCCACGCCGCGAGTACGTGGTGGCCGTGGACTCCGCCCACCCCAGCGGCGAGGTGCCCGGCCAGCGGCACGTGCTCGGCTACGCCGGGCTGGACCACGGTGGCTCCGTGGCCGACGTCATGACCATCACCGTCCACCCGGCCGCCCGCGGGACCGGGCTGGGCCGCCGGTTGATGGACCACCTGGTGCTAAGCGCCGCCCAGCGGGGCGCCGAGGCCCTGCTGCTGGAGGTGCGGGCCGACAACGAGCCCGCCCTGCGGCTCTACGCGCGCACCGGGTTCGAGTCCCTGTCGACCCGCCGGGGGTACTACCGGGGCCCATCCGGACCGGTGGACGCCGTGGTGCTGCGCAGGCTCCTGGACCCTGCCCGACCGACCGAACCCGCCACCCCGGAGGTGTCCGCCCGATGA
- the tsaD gene encoding tRNA (adenosine(37)-N6)-threonylcarbamoyltransferase complex transferase subunit TsaD — MSRPDEPLVLGIETSCDETGVGIVRGTTLLADAVASSMDEHAAFGGVVPEVASRAHLEAMVPTIEQACLDAGVQLRDIDAVAVTAGPGLAGALLVGAASAKALAVGLGKPIYGVNHLSAHVAVDVVEHGPLPEPMMSLLVSGGHSSLLMVPDITHDVRPMGQTIDDAAGEAFDKVARVLGLPFPGGPHIDRAAREGNRIAIDFPRGLTSRRDLERHEFDFSFSGLKTAVARWVETQERDGVAVPVADVAASFQEAVVDVLTRKAVAACRAEGVEDLMLGGGVAANSRLRALAAERCEAAGIRLRVPRPGLCTDNGAMVAALGSQMVMRGRTPSGLDLPASSSQPVTEVQV, encoded by the coding sequence ATGAGCCGACCTGACGAACCGCTGGTGCTGGGCATCGAGACCAGCTGCGACGAGACCGGCGTGGGCATCGTGCGTGGCACGACGTTGCTGGCCGATGCCGTGGCCAGCAGCATGGACGAGCACGCGGCCTTCGGGGGCGTCGTGCCGGAGGTTGCCAGTCGAGCCCACCTCGAGGCGATGGTCCCCACCATCGAGCAGGCCTGTCTCGATGCGGGGGTGCAGCTGCGCGACATCGACGCCGTGGCCGTCACGGCCGGGCCCGGTCTGGCCGGCGCCCTGCTGGTCGGCGCGGCCAGCGCGAAGGCGCTCGCGGTGGGCCTGGGCAAGCCCATCTACGGGGTCAACCACCTCTCGGCCCACGTGGCCGTCGACGTCGTGGAGCACGGGCCCCTGCCCGAGCCGATGATGTCGCTGCTGGTCTCCGGCGGGCACTCCTCGCTGCTGATGGTCCCGGACATCACCCACGACGTCCGTCCGATGGGGCAGACCATCGACGATGCCGCCGGTGAGGCCTTCGACAAGGTCGCCCGGGTGCTGGGACTGCCCTTCCCCGGTGGGCCGCACATCGACCGGGCCGCGCGCGAGGGCAACCGCATCGCCATCGACTTCCCGCGCGGTCTGACCTCCCGGCGGGACCTGGAACGGCACGAGTTCGATTTCAGCTTCAGCGGCCTGAAGACCGCGGTGGCGCGCTGGGTGGAGACCCAGGAGCGCGATGGGGTGGCCGTGCCGGTGGCGGACGTGGCCGCCAGCTTCCAGGAGGCCGTGGTCGACGTGCTCACGCGCAAGGCGGTGGCCGCCTGCCGTGCCGAGGGCGTGGAGGACCTGATGCTGGGTGGCGGGGTCGCGGCGAACTCGCGGCTGCGGGCCCTGGCCGCCGAGCGGTGCGAGGCCGCCGGCATCCGGCTGCGGGTGCCGCGGCCCGGGCTGTGCACCGACAACGGCGCGATGGTGGCCGCCCTGGGCTCCCAGATGGTGATGCGGGGGCGCACGCCCTCCGGGCTGGACCTGCCCGCGAGCTCGTCCCAGCCGGTCACCGAGGTGCAGGTGTGA
- a CDS encoding glycoside hydrolase family 3 protein: MADLPVEKLAGQVIVAGYEGTGAAGASQFVADGFGGVIAFAANVPQEVTQLAAVNVAVQEAQARSGRDWPAVIGVDQEGGPVQRLGEPVTQFPAGMAHGAAADADLSREVARHSGEQLRALGFTMVFAPDADVTVGPQDPTIGVRSPGSDPERVAEVALALAEGYRDAGIVPVAKHFPGHGGLTTDSHVGLPATDATADELAAHDLVPFSALAQQDVPVMVGHIEVTALDDLPATLSTRTTGLLRDTAGPDVLVVTDALNMGALDAAEESTGQDRSVAALAAGSDLLLMPPDPRAARAAIVQAVADGTLDEERLRDAASHVVAASLQTGAEPARGLPAAGEGQPLAERLAAASLTSLGETCDPAVLSSGDTVRVVGGTDEHRAALGRALRTVGLRVSGQGETTVRLVEGGDYAAGQVEDGQMPQDTASGPREGGDSADVAVALDVPYGLEGVEAPIELAAFGDTPAHLAAVAQSLVGEVEPLGTLPVPVGDRQAGATCG, encoded by the coding sequence GTGGCCGACCTCCCCGTCGAGAAGCTGGCCGGGCAGGTGATCGTCGCCGGCTACGAGGGCACGGGGGCCGCCGGGGCCTCGCAGTTCGTGGCCGACGGCTTCGGGGGAGTGATCGCGTTCGCGGCGAACGTGCCGCAGGAGGTCACGCAGCTCGCCGCGGTCAACGTGGCCGTCCAGGAGGCCCAGGCGAGGTCCGGGCGCGACTGGCCCGCCGTCATCGGCGTGGACCAGGAGGGCGGGCCGGTGCAGCGCCTGGGGGAGCCGGTCACGCAGTTCCCCGCCGGCATGGCCCACGGGGCCGCGGCCGACGCAGACCTCTCGCGCGAGGTGGCCCGCCACAGCGGCGAGCAGCTGCGCGCGCTGGGCTTCACGATGGTGTTCGCCCCCGACGCGGACGTGACCGTCGGCCCCCAGGACCCCACCATCGGGGTCCGTTCACCGGGGTCCGACCCCGAACGGGTGGCCGAGGTGGCACTCGCGCTCGCGGAGGGCTACCGCGACGCGGGCATCGTGCCGGTGGCCAAGCACTTCCCTGGCCACGGTGGACTGACCACCGACAGCCACGTGGGCCTGCCCGCCACCGACGCCACCGCCGACGAGCTCGCCGCCCACGACCTCGTGCCGTTCTCCGCCCTGGCGCAGCAGGACGTGCCGGTGATGGTCGGGCACATCGAGGTGACCGCCCTGGACGACCTGCCGGCCACCCTGAGCACCCGCACCACGGGCCTCCTGCGCGACACGGCCGGGCCGGACGTCCTGGTGGTGACCGACGCGCTCAACATGGGCGCGTTGGACGCCGCGGAGGAGTCCACGGGGCAGGACCGTTCCGTCGCGGCACTGGCCGCCGGCTCGGACCTGCTGCTCATGCCGCCGGACCCGCGGGCGGCGCGCGCGGCCATCGTGCAGGCCGTGGCCGACGGCACCCTGGACGAGGAGCGCCTGCGCGACGCCGCGAGCCACGTGGTGGCCGCGAGCCTGCAGACCGGCGCGGAGCCCGCCCGGGGCCTCCCCGCGGCGGGCGAGGGCCAGCCGCTGGCCGAGCGCCTGGCTGCCGCATCGCTCACCTCGCTCGGGGAGACCTGCGACCCCGCGGTGCTGTCCTCTGGCGACACCGTCCGGGTGGTCGGTGGCACCGACGAGCACCGCGCCGCCCTCGGCAGGGCCCTGCGCACCGTTGGCCTGCGGGTGTCCGGGCAGGGCGAGACCACTGTGCGCCTCGTCGAGGGGGGCGACTACGCCGCGGGCCAGGTGGAGGACGGGCAGATGCCGCAGGACACCGCATCGGGCCCGCGGGAGGGGGGCGACTCCGCCGACGTGGCCGTCGCGCTGGACGTGCCCTACGGCCTCGAGGGGGTCGAGGCGCCCATCGAGCTGGCGGCCTTCGGGGACACGCCGGCCCACCTCGCGGCCGTCGCGCAGTCGCTCGTGGGTGAGGTGGAGCCCCTCGGCACCCTGCCGGTCCCGGTGGGGGACCGGCAGGCCGGGGCCACCTGCGGCTGA